From the Cryptomeria japonica chromosome 2, Sugi_1.0, whole genome shotgun sequence genome, one window contains:
- the LOC131050947 gene encoding probable histone acetyltransferase HAC-like 1: protein MPGRPLIPGQVSGHVTGQVGGQLPGLAQQNGSSLASQTSNHGGMRRSWHTDVDVPAVRRHIIERILQIFQRHPISPEWQQRLPEFVRRLEDALFTEAASKEEYMDSTSLERRLQILVRRFQPPNNRNQNRTHHNPPPVGQQ, encoded by the exons ATGCCGGGTAGGCCACTGATTCCAGGTCAGGTCTCAGGACATGTAACTGGCCAAGTGGGAGGACAGTTGCCTGGTTTAGCACAACAGAATGGGAGCAGTTTAGCTTCACAGACATCAAATCATGGGGGTATGCGAAGGTCATGGCACACAGATGTGGATGTTCCTGCAGTACGGCGACATATCATAGAGAGGAT TTTGCAAATTTTTCAGCGGCACCCAATTTCTCCAGAGTGGCAACAACGATTACCTGAATTTGTGAGGCGCCTAGAGGATGCTCTATTTACGGAGGCTGCTTCAAAG GAAGAATACATGGACTCGACTAGCTTAGAACGGCGGTTGCAGATTCTGGTAAGGCGGTTTCAACCTCCAAACAATCGTAACCAGAATCGTACTCATCACAATCCTCCTCCTGTGGGCCAACAATGA